In a genomic window of Ipomoea triloba cultivar NCNSP0323 chromosome 3, ASM357664v1:
- the LOC116014424 gene encoding probable aspartyl protease At4g16563 — protein sequence MSSSSHPKFTRLLNNAGEPFYSVDLKGISVAGKKLDIDASNLNYQSGTIIDSGTTYTQLPIKAFSALLTAFNHTMASIYPAASSQLMPELDTICYNVDGIDTTTFHVPPITFHFVGMSQGEIIDVELRPSGILMTTKSNLVCLGFTPQNDTSEGPLTILGNHQQRQMGMFFDLQRERIGFGTKNCAE from the coding sequence ATGTCTTCCTCCTCCCATCCAAAATTCACGAGATTGCTCAACAATGCTGGGGAGCCATTCTATTCTGTAGATCTTAAGGGGATCAGTGTTGCCGGGAAGAAGTTGGATATTGATGCTTCAAATTTGAACTATCAATCAGGAACCATTATAGACAGTGGAACCACCTACACTCAGTTACCCATCAAAGCTTTTTCTGCATTACTCACAGCTTTCAACCATACAATGGCATCCATCTATCCCGCTGCATCATCTCAACTGATGCCAGAGTTGGACACAATCTGCTATAATGTGGATGGGATTGATACCACCACCTTTCACGTCCCACCCATAACATTTCACTTTGTAGGGATGTCTCAAGGGGAAATTATTGATGTTGAGTTGAGGCCATCTGGGATTCTGATGACCACTAAATCAAACCTAGTGTGTTTGGGCTTCACTCCCCAGAACGATACATCAGAAGGCCCCCTCACCATTCTTGGCAACCATCAGCAGCGACAAATGGGCATGTTTTTCGATTTGCAGAGGGAGAGAATTGGTTTTGGAACAAAGAACTGCGCTGAATGA